The following is a genomic window from Mustela erminea isolate mMusErm1 chromosome 14, mMusErm1.Pri, whole genome shotgun sequence.
CATTTCCCATTGTCAGTCTTGCAGGTGTTTCCCTGATCCCTGCGCTCAGGATGTAGAGGCAACACCGGAGGCTGCGGAAACGGCTAGAAAAGGCCAGAAAGGTCTTCAGGAATCCAGACCTTTGGTACGGAATCGAGCAGTTTCAGTGTCTGGGGATATCATCAGTGAAAGCGCCAAACCGTtaccagacacaaaagacagagaaaaaggcaaGAAGTTTGGCTTCAGCCTCTTCTGGCGTAGTATATCCAGGAAGGAGAAGTCCAGAACAGAACACAGCAGTTTCTCTGCCCAGTTCCCACCAGAAGAATGGCCTGTTCGAGATGAAGATGACTTGGACAATATCCCTCGAGACGTCGAACATGAGATTATCAGAAGAATTAATCCCATTCTGACCGTTGACAACTTAATCAAACATACAGTCTTAATGGAAAAATACgaagaacagaaacaatataatAGCCAGGGCACTTCCACTGATAGGTTGACCACGAGGCATAAATATCCTTCAAAAGAGGGAGTTAGGAAAAGGCGGGGCCGGTGTGGGAAGCCTCGAAGGCGGGGCCATTCTCAGAGGAAGAGGCACAGAGCGGGGAGCCAGGGAAGCGAGCCTCAGCCAGGAAGCATCAAACAGGAGAAACATCCCAAGATCCCTGCTGCACAGCCCAGCCCCAAAATTAACAGCCCAAATGAAGCAGGAGTTCAAACACCACCTGCTGAGAATTTATCAGTGCTGGGTTCCCATTTGATTTACAAGAAGAGAATCAGTAATCCTTTCCAGGGCTTCTCTCACCGAGGGAGTCCCATGACCAAAGTGCACAACACCCAGACCAGTGATCTGAGACCCCGTCAGGCTGGACCAAAGGGAAAACCTTTCCAAAGGTCAAGGTCTTTGGATTCCTCAAGAATCTTGAAGAGTGAAGCCAAGCAGCGTCTTGCTGAACAATGTGAAGATAAACTGATGGCAGAGTCCATCTGTATGAGTAACCCGACCGTCAAACCTCTCTGCGATGACTTCAGAGGTCCCCTCTTAAATTACACTCAGTGTAGTGTTTTGCAAAATGGCGGTGAATGTTGTTCCTTCCGGGAAAGCATGTTGAGATATGATGTAGACGGTGGAAAAAACGAGGTAATCCCTGAAGTCTGGAGGAAAAGTTATTCTCACTTTGACGCATTAGGTGAGGCCGAAGAAATACAGCATGTCTTGCCATCACAAGGTTCCTCTTTAGGCCATGCCTCCCCTGCTTGTAGATTGGTTGATAAAACAATACACCAGTTCCAAAATCTTGGTCTTTTGGATTACCCAGTTCATATGAACTCTTTGAGACAACCTGAGAGTCAAGACAGAGACTTAGAAGAAATAGCAATGAGAAAGACATTTGTCCAGGAAGCAGAGACTGTGGGTCTAGAAGATGAAGGGCTTTCTGATGAAAACCAGGCCTTGGATCAGAATGAACTAGAAGATGATGATGGTGCCTGTAGTTCATTATATCTAGATGAGGAGGACTTTTCTGAGAACGACGACTTAGGTCAAATGCTGCCTGGCCACATTCAGTGTTCCTTTGCAGGGAGAAGCAAGTGGAATCATTTGGGAAGACAAAAAGTGACTGAGAGATCTCTGACTGAGTACAACAGCAAAATGCACAGGTCTGAGCCTCAGGTGCTTAAAGGAAATGAATGTTACAAGCCCACCGGGTTTTTCACTAACCCAGGTGAAAGCCAAACACCTAATCTCCCTGCTGAAAGCAGTGGTCTCAGTTTGGGGACTCAGCCCAGTTTTAGCCACGAAGAGGAACACAGCGTTGCTACCTGTGTACAAGTATCGGCCTCTGCTGATGGAAGGATATTTGGTTACTATAGCACGAGGAAAGCCGATTCTGAGACTGAAACCCTGCAAGACCCTGTTAGTGACACAGGAAAGAAACCAGCGAGCTGGAGTCAGAGTGCTCTGAATCAGGGAATGAGAAAGCAGTTCACACAAAAGGTAGAACTTTTCAACACTTCCCATATGCCAGTGTTGGCTCAGGATATCCAACATGAACACAGTCATTtggaaggaacagaaaatcatAGCATGGCTGGAGATAGTGGAATAGATTCCCCACGGTAAGTGTATGTAAATGTGTTTGATTAGCCACTATTCCTCAGGAATGATTAAAATCAGTGGTGTATTGAATTACCTAGTGGGAGACTCCTGAATAAACTTTTTATAGCCATGTAATTCTGCCAGTTTCCACTGAATGAATGACATCAAATTACAATGAAATTTCTTCTATAATAGGAGAGAGTTCATTTTTAATGTGAACCAAAATTTACTCTCCTACTACCAAATCttgaattatttctaaaaataggaAGGAGGTGCTATAAATGAAACACTTGCTCAACTGAGGGTTGGAAGTTTTCACTTGTATTTTGGGTTCTACACCCATTGAGAAAGAGCTGCCACTACTTTCCAACAATTTTTTCCATGTGAATCTGTTTAAATAACATTGTCCAGATTATGAAAGTAATATGGTCATAATGGAATATTTGAGAAGTactgaaaattgttttaaaagatttatctatttatttgagagagagagcgagagagcatgcacatgcaagcatgggtgaggggcagaggaagagaaatcctcaaacagatttcccactgagcttggagcccaacgtgggctcaagcccaggaccctgagatcatgacctcatctgaactcaagagtcagatgcttaaccgactgagctacccacacgCCCCAGAACTGAACACCTATATAATCACCctaccatttattttatattattttaaaaaatattttatttatttatttgagagagcacaagcaggaaggagggggaaaagcagactccccgcttagcagggagccccatgtgggactcaatcccaggacccagggattatgacctgagctaaaggcagatacttaattgactgaaccactcaggtgctcccATCCTAccatttacctatttttaattttaattttaatttttaaatttttatttatttttatttttcaaaagattttatttgtttatttgacagagagagacacagagagagagatcacaagtaggccgagaggcaggcagagagagagggggaagcaggctctccgttgagcagagacccggatgcggggctcgatcccaggaccccgagaccatgacccgagccgaaggcagaggcttaacccactgagccaccaggcgcccccatttacatatttttttaaaaattcttttatatttgatatatttgtcTCACTTCAGTCTGAATATATTGATCTATGTATTTTGTCTAAATCTTTTACCTGTACTGTATTTCCTCTTTTGCATGGTGCTTTTTTCAAATAATAGTACATTGTGAACATTCCCCTCATATTCTTAGTTTTCAAAAAGTTCGTCTTAAAATTAGGGTGTATAactttactcttaaaaaaaaaagattttatttatttgagacagagagtgagagagaacacaagcaggggagaaggagagggagaagcagactccccaatgagcagggagccccatgtagctccctcccaagaccctgggatcatgacccaagtcgaaggcagaagcttaaccaacttagctacccaggtgcccctactagttttttattatataaaattatcgtgtactttgttttgaaaaattaagtaatgCAGAAATGTAAAAGGtaagggagcctgggtgtctcagttaagtgtctgccttcagcttaagtcatggtcccagggtcccgggatcaaggcctgtggcaggctccctgctcagtggagagtctgcttctcctccctctgcccctccctcagctggcacactcccactctctctctctgtctctctaaaataaattaattaattaatctgtgaaattaaaagtaaaattggaAGTCTTCATCCCTCAACCTTTGCCATTGCCATTCTGTTGAGGTGACCTACACATTGTTTAcagtttggtttatttatttatttatttatttatttattttaagatatgttatttggggtgcctgggtggctcagtggtttgagcctctgccttcatctcaggacatggtctcaaggtcctggggtcaagtcccatatcgggctctctgctcagcagggagactgcttcccccaccccctacctgcctctctgtctacttgtgatctctttctctctgtcaaataaataaataaaacctttaaaataaaataaagtattttattttatttatttgaagagagactgcaagagagagaccatgagcaggggggagtggtagagggagaggaagaagcagagttcccactgaagagggagcctgacatgggactttgtcccaggatcctgggatcattacctgagtcaaaggcagatgcttaactgactgagccacccaggtgtccctggaggtctgcattttttttttttttcaggcagagagagagtgagtataagcaggggaatggcaggtagagggagaagcaggttacctgagcaaggagcccaaggtggagcAGATCCTAGGActttaagatcatgacctgagccaaaggcagccacataaccagctgagccacccaggtttctcCTGGAggtctgcattttaaaaacatatcttcaATTCTTTATTAGGGAACAGATCTTTCCTGCTTGAGACAATTGTTTAATTCATATCAAAGCTTTAAAGTACCAAATTAAGACATAGTGTCTCCAAAGTAAACAATGGTTGTATAAATGAACAAGCTGtgggttccctttctctctgtcaacagcagaaataaaaaccaaaatcaaaccCAAAACAGATAAGGGAAATTACTCAATGACATGCACCT
Proteins encoded in this region:
- the STOX1 gene encoding storkhead-box protein 1 — encoded protein: MARPVQLAPGSLALVLCRLEAPETAAAAGAEEPGGRAVFRAFRRANARCFWNSRLARAASRLTFQGWLRRGVLLVHAPPASLQVLRDAWCRRALRPPRGFRIRAVGDVFPVQMNPIAQSQFVPLAEVLCCAVSDLNAAQTVVTQESLLEHLKQHYPGIAIPSQDILYTTLGTLIKERKIYHTGEGYFIVTPQTYFITNTTPHKNHRDLSDESQRPACITYLVGVASCAESAKENAAPISHCQSCRCFPDPCAQDVEATPEAAETARKGQKGLQESRPLVRNRAVSVSGDIISESAKPLPDTKDREKGKKFGFSLFWRSISRKEKSRTEHSSFSAQFPPEEWPVRDEDDLDNIPRDVEHEIIRRINPILTVDNLIKHTVLMEKYEEQKQYNSQGTSTDRLTTRHKYPSKEGVRKRRGRCGKPRRRGHSQRKRHRAGSQGSEPQPGSIKQEKHPKIPAAQPSPKINSPNEAGVQTPPAENLSVLGSHLIYKKRISNPFQGFSHRGSPMTKVHNTQTSDLRPRQAGPKGKPFQRSRSLDSSRILKSEAKQRLAEQCEDKLMAESICMSNPTVKPLCDDFRGPLLNYTQCSVLQNGGECCSFRESMLRYDVDGGKNEVIPEVWRKSYSHFDALGEAEEIQHVLPSQGSSLGHASPACRLVDKTIHQFQNLGLLDYPVHMNSLRQPESQDRDLEEIAMRKTFVQEAETVGLEDEGLSDENQALDQNELEDDDGACSSLYLDEEDFSENDDLGQMLPGHIQCSFAGRSKWNHLGRQKVTERSLTEYNSKMHRSEPQVLKGNECYKPTGFFTNPGESQTPNLPAESSGLSLGTQPSFSHEEEHSVATCVQVSASADGRIFGYYSTRKADSETETLQDPVSDTGKKPASWSQSALNQGMRKQFTQKVELFNTSHMPVLAQDIQHEHSHLEGTENHSMAGDSGIDSPRTQSLASNNSVVLDELKRRQNFLQNFEGTKNGQTRTSSSLLQLTPVINV